In Terriglobales bacterium, the genomic stretch CCTGACGGCCAGCATGGTTGGGCGGTGCTTACACGATTGTCATTTCTAGCATTGTCATCCCGAGCGACGCCCCCGTGCGTTTTTCCGACCCGCGTCTTGTGCGGGTCGCGGGCGTGGAGTCGAGGGATCTGCGTTTTCTCGTGATATCCAATATGGGCTTAGTGACACCTCGACTCGCCTCAATTCGAGCGGCTGAATTTGACCTTGACCGTGGTCTCGGTTTCGATGGGCACGCCGTTGAGCTTGAAGGGATCATAGCGCCACTGCTTAACCGCATCGATGGCGGCGTTAGCGAGAATCGGGTTGCCATTGACCGCGCGGACGCTTTTCACTGTGCCATCGGGAGCAACCACGGCGCTGAGAACGATTTCGCCTTCCAGCTTTCCGCCCCGTGCCATTGCCGGGTACGACGGCATGACTCTGTAGATCAAAGTGCCGCCTGTGACACCTTCAGAATGACGGACGGGCGACGACGGTTTCCCAGGCACGGTGGGCAACGCGAGAAAAACAACGTTGGTGGAATGACCAAGATTGCCCGCGATCAGTGGAGGTTCAGGCGCAGTGTGCGACTTGTCGGCTGTTGCCGAAGATGGCGCCTGAGTGGACTGACTTCGCCCTGCGCCCGATGAAGCCAGCACGGTTGTGGTGTCCTGCACCGTCGAAGCCGCTGAGGAGTCACTTTCGTGGCTTCTGGAGGCCGGTGTCCGGCTTATAAGAGCAGAAGGTTTTGGAGCCGATGGTTTCGCTTGCGACGCGGCAGTGCGAGAGTTGGGAGAGCCCTTCGCCGCATCTACGAGAACATCAGAAGTAGCCGGGGCCGGGGAAAGAGTAGCTGCCACGGGCGTGGGCTGGATCGACGCGCTCTGGCGCGATTCCATTGCCGGCGGTCGTTGCGCCGCTCTGCCGGAAAAAAGGAGCGCGCCTCCGATCACAACCAGCAGCGCCGCCGCGACGATCCAGCGTATCCCCCGCAGATCCCTGAGGCGGTGAAGCAGAGTGTCAAGCTGAAGGCGGAGGCCCCTGGGGCCAGGGAAGCTCTCAGCCGGTTCTGTAGTC encodes the following:
- a CDS encoding TonB family protein; translated protein: MPPVANPEALDLLDQIKSHKLDLDSALALIVDRAAEITSASGAALALGPRQACYCRASFGDAPEVGVPIRPDSGLTGECVRECHTVRCEDAHNDPRLDPAVCRQLNLRSAVLVPLFSGPDGRDFSGVLEVSSSRAHAFSSGQISKLEELAEIASLLAFGGTAASQQHNAPARISMLETTEPAESFPGPRGLRLQLDTLLHRLRDLRGIRWIVAAALLVVIGGALLFSGRAAQRPPAMESRQSASIQPTPVAATLSPAPATSDVLVDAAKGSPNSRTAASQAKPSAPKPSALISRTPASRSHESDSSAASTVQDTTTVLASSGAGRSQSTQAPSSATADKSHTAPEPPLIAGNLGHSTNVVFLALPTVPGKPSSPVRHSEGVTGGTLIYRVMPSYPAMARGGKLEGEIVLSAVVAPDGTVKSVRAVNGNPILANAAIDAVKQWRYDPFKLNGVPIETETTVKVKFSRSN